Proteins encoded by one window of Lactobacillus sp. ESL0684:
- a CDS encoding SLAP domain-containing protein — MSFNKQRKLQKKFRKNSKLGRKLMIGAVAGISAFAGVIETTGAVSASTIVKGAGQDAHNASQASQAHKAKKEAVRYDGQAKVTYSIATKTATIENTKSSKSGGNALGSGKLNVVLGADDKHADVSQEVEHIVVKNDVVLPADSVQKFADLPNLKSIDGLGNVDFSQVRNADYMFANDVSLATLPLNEVQLSSGTSQIASAKDMLMNTKLASVGAVQSVVKGQLPTADQAAKAVNVSVAENDFTGLHITYTWENAETNKALIATDLKEGDNKVVVKVSYSLVDNSGSVIRDDSTTNVVSATTSENAPVYPQDLGYQRVPVTLKVTKAQTTKPGTAAAPGATIIEPGTTPTSDKPTTDENTAAESEKPETTTPAKSKKKAKKRTLKHNAYVYNKKGKRANKKVLKKNKKVKTYGTKKINGKKYYSIGHGHYVKVANFKK, encoded by the coding sequence ATGAGTTTTAATAAGCAAAGAAAATTGCAAAAAAAATTCAGAAAAAATAGTAAGTTAGGTCGAAAGTTAATGATTGGTGCTGTTGCAGGAATTTCAGCTTTTGCTGGGGTTATTGAAACCACCGGTGCAGTTTCAGCCTCTACTATAGTTAAGGGGGCAGGTCAAGATGCTCATAATGCTTCCCAAGCTTCTCAAGCTCATAAAGCTAAGAAAGAAGCCGTTAGATATGATGGTCAAGCTAAAGTAACTTATAGTATTGCAACTAAAACTGCTACAATTGAAAACACTAAGTCTTCAAAATCTGGTGGTAATGCTTTAGGATCAGGTAAGTTAAATGTTGTTTTAGGTGCTGACGATAAGCATGCTGATGTTAGTCAAGAAGTAGAACACATTGTAGTTAAGAATGATGTTGTGTTACCAGCAGATTCTGTGCAAAAATTTGCTGATTTACCAAACTTGAAGTCAATTGATGGTTTAGGAAATGTTGACTTTAGCCAAGTAAGAAATGCTGATTATATGTTTGCTAACGATGTTAGTTTAGCTACTTTGCCATTAAATGAGGTACAACTATCTTCGGGAACTAGTCAAATTGCTAGTGCGAAAGATATGTTAATGAATACTAAACTAGCTTCAGTTGGTGCAGTTCAATCAGTTGTTAAGGGTCAATTGCCAACTGCTGATCAAGCAGCTAAAGCTGTAAATGTTTCGGTTGCTGAAAATGACTTTACAGGGTTGCACATTACTTATACTTGGGAAAATGCAGAAACAAATAAAGCCCTGATTGCTACTGACTTAAAAGAAGGCGACAACAAAGTTGTTGTTAAAGTGAGTTATTCATTGGTGGATAACAGTGGCTCGGTAATTCGTGATGATTCTACTACTAATGTTGTATCCGCCACAACTTCTGAAAATGCACCTGTATATCCACAAGACCTTGGCTATCAACGTGTGCCTGTAACTTTAAAGGTTACTAAAGCACAAACAACAAAACCGGGTACTGCTGCCGCTCCAGGAGCAACTATTATTGAACCAGGTACTACCCCAACATCTGACAAGCCAACTACGGATGAAAATACTGCTGCTGAATCAGAAAAGCCCGAAACAACTACTCCAGCAAAATCTAAGAAAAAGGCTAAGAAGAGAACCTTGAAGCATAATGCTTATGTTTATAACAAGAAGGGTAAGCGTGCTAACAAGAAAGTCTTAAAGAAGAACAAAAAGGTTAAGACTTACGGTACTAAGAAGATTAATGGCAAGAAGTACTATTCAATCGGTCATGGTCACTATGTTAAGGTAGCTAACTTCAAGAAATAG
- the glmM gene encoding phosphoglucosamine mutase: MLKYFGTDGVRGVANRDLSPEMAFKLGRDGGYVLTKNKQDQQAKVLVSRDTRVSGEMLEYALISGLLSVGIEVLEVGVITTPGLSYLVRAQGADAGVQISASHNPVQDNGIKFFGSDGLKLSDELEGEIEELVDATVDSLPRPSAQGLGTVTDFHEGSSKYLQFIENTIPEDLDGIKVVIDGANGAASNLISRLFADCGVDFTTIATHPDGFNINDQVGATHTEKLQAEVVKQGAQLGLAFDGDADRCIAVDENGHEVDGDHIMYVIGTYLKDCGRLKNDTIVTTVMSNLGFTKALERQGIKNVRTQVGDRYVSEEMRAHGYNLGGEQSGHVIMTDYHNTGDGMLTGLHLMLVMKKTGKSLSELLADFKEYPQCLVNVPVDDKTAWRKHQPILDVIAEVEQEMGGEGRVLVRPSGTQSLLRVMAEGPTQEQTAAYVKRITDVVEAEMGE, translated from the coding sequence ATGTTGAAATATTTTGGCACTGATGGTGTGCGTGGAGTTGCTAATCGAGATTTATCACCAGAGATGGCGTTTAAATTAGGTCGTGATGGCGGCTATGTTTTAACTAAAAATAAGCAAGATCAGCAAGCCAAGGTTTTGGTTTCAAGAGATACTCGGGTGTCTGGTGAAATGCTAGAATATGCCTTGATCTCGGGGCTGTTGTCCGTTGGGATTGAGGTTTTAGAAGTAGGAGTAATTACCACACCTGGGTTGTCCTATTTGGTTAGAGCTCAAGGAGCTGATGCTGGTGTACAAATTTCGGCTTCACATAATCCGGTCCAAGACAACGGAATTAAGTTTTTTGGTAGTGATGGACTAAAGCTATCTGATGAACTAGAAGGTGAGATTGAAGAATTAGTGGATGCCACCGTTGACTCTTTACCTAGGCCTTCAGCTCAAGGCTTGGGCACTGTAACTGATTTTCATGAAGGTAGTTCGAAGTATTTACAATTCATTGAAAATACGATTCCTGAGGATCTTGATGGAATTAAGGTAGTCATTGATGGTGCTAATGGTGCTGCCAGTAACTTGATTTCACGGTTATTTGCTGATTGCGGCGTCGATTTCACTACTATTGCTACCCATCCTGATGGTTTTAATATTAATGATCAAGTTGGCGCTACTCATACAGAAAAGCTGCAGGCAGAAGTGGTTAAGCAAGGTGCCCAGCTCGGTCTAGCTTTTGATGGTGATGCCGACCGCTGTATTGCAGTTGATGAAAATGGTCATGAGGTCGATGGCGATCATATTATGTATGTCATTGGGACGTATTTAAAAGATTGTGGTCGTCTTAAAAACGATACTATTGTGACTACTGTAATGAGTAATCTTGGCTTTACTAAAGCCCTAGAGCGTCAAGGAATTAAGAATGTACGCACTCAAGTTGGTGATCGCTATGTTTCTGAAGAAATGCGTGCTCATGGTTATAATTTAGGTGGTGAACAGTCTGGTCATGTTATTATGACAGATTACCACAATACTGGAGATGGAATGCTGACAGGCTTGCATTTGATGTTAGTCATGAAAAAGACTGGTAAATCTCTATCAGAATTATTAGCTGACTTTAAAGAGTATCCGCAATGTTTAGTTAATGTACCTGTCGATGATAAAACTGCGTGGCGCAAACACCAACCAATTCTTGATGTAATTGCAGAAGTTGAACAAGAGATGGGCGGTGAAGGTCGAGTTTTGGTTAGACCATCGGGCACTCAATCGCTATTGCGGGTAATGGCGGAAGGCCCAACGCAAGAACAGACTGCTGCCTATGTCAAGCGCATAACTGACGTGGTTGAAGCAGAAATGGGCGAATAA
- a CDS encoding CdaR family protein produces MKAFWKKSWFISLLSLLIAVLLVIYTNYTQEGFMTQGQPERTKQTASEKQTVKVPLQVSVNTDNYYVVGYPAKVSITLEGSSALVTSAVNTQNFRVYIDLTHKSVGDHTVKVRVSGLSNQVSYKINPKSVHVNIQRRKSVTEPVQIEYNKDAVAHGYKLGKTSVYPQQVEITGARSEVDQIDQVVAKVTLPNEINHTYERQVSLIAEDRQGRQLNVIIDPATVKVTIPISVAKKAVKVDLRPQHEKVDKVYSLTAKNDYVTVYGSQEALKKVKRLKVPIDLKDVQSTTTKEVKLPLPDGVVKAEPNQISVQIKVKESMNSNNAK; encoded by the coding sequence ATGAAAGCTTTTTGGAAAAAGTCTTGGTTTATTAGTTTATTGTCATTGCTAATTGCAGTTTTATTAGTAATTTATACAAATTATACCCAAGAAGGTTTTATGACCCAGGGACAGCCAGAACGTACTAAGCAAACGGCTAGTGAGAAGCAAACTGTTAAGGTGCCGCTGCAAGTGTCTGTTAATACTGATAATTATTATGTTGTTGGCTATCCTGCTAAGGTCAGTATTACGCTTGAGGGCTCTAGCGCATTAGTTACTTCTGCTGTTAATACACAAAATTTTCGGGTATATATTGATTTGACTCATAAGAGTGTTGGCGATCATACAGTAAAGGTTCGGGTTAGTGGGCTGAGCAATCAGGTTTCCTATAAAATTAATCCTAAATCTGTTCATGTAAATATTCAAAGACGAAAATCAGTCACAGAGCCTGTACAAATAGAGTATAATAAGGATGCTGTGGCCCATGGTTATAAGCTAGGCAAAACGAGCGTTTATCCGCAACAAGTTGAGATAACTGGTGCGCGGAGTGAAGTTGATCAAATTGATCAGGTAGTAGCTAAGGTTACTTTACCTAATGAAATTAATCATACTTATGAGCGGCAGGTGAGTCTAATTGCTGAAGATAGGCAGGGTCGTCAGCTTAATGTAATCATCGATCCGGCAACCGTTAAGGTAACTATTCCGATTTCAGTAGCCAAAAAGGCAGTTAAGGTAGATTTACGACCGCAACATGAAAAAGTGGATAAAGTTTATTCATTAACTGCTAAAAATGATTATGTTACTGTATATGGCAGCCAAGAGGCGTTGAAAAAAGTTAAACGGTTAAAAGTGCCGATTGATTTAAAGGATGTTCAGTCTACAACTACTAAAGAGGTTAAATTACCATTGCCTGATGGTGTGGTTAAAGCTGAACCTAATCAAATTAGCGTTCAAATTAAAGTTAAAGAATCGATGAATTCTAATAATGCTAAATAA
- the cdaA gene encoding diadenylate cyclase CdaA, giving the protein MHFNVANLLTWNNLSIVLDILIIWFVVYHLIVLIRGTKAVQLAKGIVLIFIVRLIAGVLQLHTTTWLLDQVVSWSVLGIIIIFQPEIRRGLEHLGRLPIFGGHEASERDESLRFIDELDKSIQYMSKRRIGALITIQQETGLEDYIETGIKLDAKVTGELLINIFIPNTPLHDGAVIIGKDHEIAVAAAYLPLSDSTMIPKRLGTRHRAAVGISEVTDAITIVVSEETGGVTITRNGRFYLDMSREDYLKYLKAELVPEEKSTPKWYQKLFNKVWKWGADR; this is encoded by the coding sequence ATGCATTTTAACGTGGCGAATCTTTTAACTTGGAATAACTTGTCAATTGTACTTGATATTTTAATTATCTGGTTTGTAGTTTATCACCTAATTGTCTTGATTAGAGGGACGAAGGCAGTTCAATTAGCCAAAGGAATCGTATTGATTTTTATTGTGCGATTAATTGCAGGGGTTTTGCAGCTGCATACGACTACTTGGCTACTTGATCAGGTAGTTTCTTGGTCGGTACTAGGAATTATTATCATTTTTCAGCCAGAAATTCGGCGAGGTCTAGAACACTTAGGACGATTACCGATTTTTGGTGGGCATGAGGCCAGTGAGCGCGATGAGTCATTACGCTTTATTGATGAGCTTGACAAGTCAATTCAATATATGTCTAAAAGGCGGATTGGTGCCTTGATTACTATTCAACAAGAGACCGGCTTAGAAGATTATATAGAAACGGGTATCAAGCTTGACGCTAAGGTAACTGGTGAATTATTAATTAATATCTTTATTCCTAATACACCGCTGCATGATGGTGCTGTAATTATTGGCAAAGATCATGAAATAGCTGTAGCTGCCGCGTACTTACCCTTATCTGATAGTACGATGATTCCTAAGCGGCTAGGGACTAGACACCGTGCAGCAGTTGGTATTTCGGAAGTTACTGATGCAATTACGATTGTTGTTTCGGAAGAAACTGGTGGAGTAACGATTACCCGTAACGGTCGGTTTTATTTAGATATGAGTCGAGAGGATTACTTAAAATACTTAAAAGCGGAGTTAGTTCCAGAAGAAAAGTCAACACCCAAATGGTACCAAAAATTATTCAATAAAGTTTGGAAATGGGGTGCTGATCGATGA
- the murB gene encoding UDP-N-acetylmuramate dehydrogenase — MELLNLKRNGLEINQQVPLSKYTFTKTGGPAEYLAFPRNQSELEQLLQAAKLDELPVTVIGNASNLIIRDGGIDGLVLILTKMNQITISKQSVTAEAGGRIIDTAFAAANHGLSGLEFAAGIPGSVGGAVYMNAGAYGGETSQALLSAKVLTLTGEIKEYSNEEIHFTYRHSLMQTTGDVVIAATFKLHPGKKSAILAQMNYLNALRRYKQPLEYPSCGSVFKRPVGHFVGPMIIQAGLQGKQIGGAQVSQKHAGFIVNKGNATATDYLKLIELIKQTIKQKFGIDLQTEVRVIGKPSN, encoded by the coding sequence TTGGAATTACTTAACTTAAAAAGGAATGGGCTTGAAATTAACCAGCAAGTTCCACTTAGTAAATATACGTTTACTAAGACAGGAGGACCAGCAGAATATTTAGCTTTTCCACGAAATCAGTCTGAACTAGAGCAGCTACTGCAGGCTGCTAAACTTGATGAGCTTCCCGTAACGGTTATAGGTAATGCCTCTAATTTAATCATTCGGGATGGCGGAATTGACGGTCTAGTGCTGATTTTGACTAAAATGAACCAAATAACGATCAGCAAGCAATCAGTCACTGCTGAAGCTGGCGGGAGAATAATTGATACGGCTTTTGCGGCTGCTAATCATGGTCTTAGCGGCTTAGAATTTGCTGCTGGGATCCCGGGCAGTGTTGGTGGTGCGGTCTATATGAATGCTGGAGCATATGGCGGCGAAACTAGCCAGGCACTATTAAGTGCTAAAGTGCTAACTTTAACTGGTGAGATCAAAGAATATTCTAATGAAGAAATTCACTTTACCTATCGTCATTCACTTATGCAAACCACTGGGGATGTCGTAATTGCGGCAACTTTTAAATTGCATCCTGGCAAAAAGTCGGCTATCCTAGCTCAAATGAATTATCTTAACGCATTACGCCGTTATAAGCAGCCATTAGAATATCCGTCTTGTGGCAGTGTCTTTAAACGGCCAGTGGGTCATTTTGTTGGTCCGATGATTATTCAGGCCGGATTACAAGGAAAGCAAATTGGCGGAGCGCAAGTTTCGCAAAAACATGCCGGGTTTATTGTTAATAAGGGTAATGCCACTGCTACTGATTATCTTAAGTTAATTGAACTAATTAAACAGACGATTAAACAAAAATTTGGGATAGATTTACAAACTGAAGTCAGAGTCATCGGTAAACCCAGCAATTAA